Proteins from one Bacteroides mediterraneensis genomic window:
- a CDS encoding RagB/SusD family nutrient uptake outer membrane protein, with translation MKNLRFKHILVGLAASSCLTFGSCTDLSENLYDSLNESNLDFTSENDVNALMGQAFAQFRYIYWAWNGYFDLQEECSDTYMTPKRIGIGWGDLYVNMHKHDWDYNLGHIDGFWNYAYKCIGYCNQCLDILPEANAADRAQLRFLRATVYYMLMDAFRNVPLETTRNVPDGYLPAQSSAQDIFDFCVTELSEIKDDLGTEHVFGYANRYAACMTLAKLYLNHNAYFGGDDNSWYEKAYTEVNEVINDGGYSLAENYLDNFKHDIDSSPEVIFAIPLDITHASHNYLSSKCLPQSGLAAYGCTGAAQNGSCAVPQFIDTYDAEDKRLTDTWAGGIQKNAVKNSDGTYTPQAGDPIEFTADDWSGTGYLNYNKDVHSIDNPGAYQQEGYRFVKSEICSGTDGTYGNDVAFYRLADAMFIKAECLLRLGGYNGETEQTAADLITEVRKRSFDSVAKATRTVAQLKGGSVYDYGHREYTCEGFANWDRASYVSTQEGGSDIILGGLLDDLGWEFVGEHHRRQDLIRFKMQDGRNVFNGKSWFCKDATTETKWNYFPLPKSALDANISLKQNEGYSGN, from the coding sequence ATGAAAAACTTGAGATTCAAACATATATTGGTAGGATTGGCTGCAAGTTCTTGTTTGACATTTGGTTCATGTACAGATTTGTCTGAGAATTTATATGATTCGTTGAACGAGAGTAACCTGGACTTTACCAGTGAAAATGATGTGAATGCATTGATGGGGCAAGCCTTTGCACAATTCCGCTACATTTATTGGGCATGGAATGGCTATTTTGACTTGCAGGAAGAATGTAGTGATACATACATGACCCCGAAACGAATTGGTATTGGCTGGGGTGACCTGTATGTGAATATGCATAAACATGATTGGGATTATAACTTGGGCCACATTGATGGTTTCTGGAACTATGCGTATAAATGCATCGGATATTGTAACCAGTGTCTGGATATCCTGCCGGAAGCGAATGCTGCGGATAGAGCCCAATTGCGTTTTCTTCGTGCTACCGTGTATTATATGTTGATGGATGCATTCCGCAATGTGCCATTGGAGACGACAAGAAATGTCCCTGATGGGTATCTTCCGGCTCAAAGTTCGGCACAGGATATATTTGATTTCTGTGTGACTGAGCTTTCAGAAATCAAAGATGACTTAGGTACAGAGCACGTGTTTGGCTATGCCAACCGTTATGCGGCTTGTATGACATTGGCCAAATTGTACCTGAACCACAATGCTTATTTTGGTGGTGATGATAACTCTTGGTATGAGAAAGCTTATACAGAAGTAAATGAGGTGATTAACGATGGAGGGTACTCATTGGCCGAAAATTATCTGGATAACTTTAAACATGACATTGACTCTTCTCCAGAGGTGATATTTGCCATTCCTTTGGATATTACGCATGCCTCTCATAATTATCTGTCCAGTAAGTGTCTGCCGCAATCAGGTTTGGCTGCGTATGGTTGTACCGGTGCGGCTCAGAATGGTAGCTGCGCTGTGCCTCAGTTCATTGATACTTATGATGCAGAGGATAAACGTCTGACTGATACCTGGGCTGGTGGCATTCAGAAAAATGCGGTGAAGAACTCCGATGGAACTTATACTCCGCAGGCTGGTGATCCGATAGAGTTTACTGCAGATGACTGGTCGGGTACCGGATACTTGAATTATAATAAAGATGTACATTCTATTGACAATCCGGGTGCTTATCAGCAGGAAGGTTACCGTTTTGTCAAGAGTGAAATCTGTTCAGGTACCGATGGTACGTATGGAAACGATGTGGCATTCTATCGTTTGGCCGATGCGATGTTCATCAAGGCCGAATGTCTGCTGAGACTGGGTGGATACAACGGTGAAACAGAGCAGACAGCTGCCGATTTGATTACGGAAGTTCGTAAACGTTCTTTCGACTCTGTGGCAAAAGCCACTCGTACTGTAGCACAGCTGAAAGGTGGAAGTGTGTATGATTACGGTCACCGTGAATATACTTGCGAAGGTTTCGCAAACTGGGACAGAGCTTCTTATGTATCTACCCAGGAAGGCGGTAGTGATATTATTCTCGGTGGTTTGCTGGATGATCTTGGCTGGGAATTTGTAGGTGAACACCATCGTCGTCAGGATTTGATTCGTTTCAAGATGCAAGATGGACGGAATGTATTCAATGGAAAATCTTGGTTCTGCAAGGATGCAACTACTGAAACCAAATGGAATTATTTCCCTCTTCCTAAATCAGCTTTGGATGCGAATATTAGTTTGAAACAAAATGAAGGTTATTCTGGTAATTGA
- a CDS encoding TonB-dependent receptor, giving the protein MITHLNRMLFSRAFVKMSACVALSAGCLPVAAYAESNGAPVVEAVLQQKAISGTVVDSKGEAIIGANVMEKGTTNGTITDLDGKFSLNVSAKAILHISYIGYKSQDVPVSQLKKGAVITLKEDTEVMDEVVVIGYGTQRKGDVTSAIASVKAEDFTTGKITDAADLVKGKIAGLSVTNSSGDPTATSSIMLRGITTIKGSVTPLVLVDGVEGSLTTVAPENIESIDVLKDASAAAIYGTRGANGVILITTKTGRRESKASVSYSGYVSLSDWFKTADFMDTHDVIYGLTPFEYEGYDTDWLAAVTRKAGFKHNHSLSIEGGSKNSTYSANVTFSDEQGIMRKSDNQNLKMQMDYTQYALNDILKFNVNMLYGRQTYTNNNNSYVYRQAIIRNPSSPIYNEDGSYNENFDKLYYYNPVEIQNELIGDTRVNWARLTGNITVEPIKGWKTNLMLSTKENITRGETYYSSKYYDQAQQKVNGYASKSEGSSRSNNLELTSNYDFSIGKHHVNALVGYSYLYTVNDGFSAGNGDFPTEAYLYNNLGLGNYLTNEKAPHASMGSYKNDNTLIGFFGRVSYGYADRYNLMVSVRREGSSKFGANNKWGTFPSASAGWTISNEKFMQNTKHWLDNLKLRFGFGVTGVIPGDSYKSLYLYNYDSYGDVMSQDGEWIKTLAIVQNYNPNLKWETTREFNLGLDWSVLSGRLSGSIDVYDKKTSDLLYDYAVPVPPNLYGTTTANVGQMRNRGIEIMINAIPVQTKDFEWSTTLTLSHNSNKLLSLSNDLYETDNFQELYGGLGEPISTPTHCMEVGHRLGDFWGLKSVGVDKDGFVLVEVKDDNGNWTVKPFNTNLNVESNRQRLGNGLPKVYAGWNHTFRYKGFDLSLQFTGQFGYQILNAQRCFYENNSIAYNRLKSAANYYPAINTDMTPVIDEATGEQKMVRLSNSMSQGYWSDHIENGDFVKLSSATIGYTVPLKGNIRKYINNLRVYVSGQNLFCITGYSGLDPEVDNAFMTPGVDYQDKYPTTRSFTFGLNVNF; this is encoded by the coding sequence ATGATTACACATTTAAATCGCATGTTGTTTAGTCGTGCATTTGTAAAAATGTCGGCATGTGTGGCGCTTTCTGCAGGTTGCCTGCCTGTGGCAGCTTATGCGGAATCCAATGGAGCACCGGTGGTAGAGGCTGTGTTGCAGCAGAAAGCCATTTCCGGTACGGTAGTAGATTCAAAAGGTGAAGCCATTATTGGTGCGAATGTAATGGAAAAAGGTACCACGAATGGTACGATTACGGACCTTGATGGTAAATTCAGTTTGAATGTATCGGCGAAAGCGATACTTCATATCAGTTACATTGGTTATAAATCGCAGGATGTTCCTGTGAGCCAATTGAAGAAAGGTGCTGTCATTACGTTGAAGGAAGATACCGAAGTGATGGATGAAGTAGTAGTGATTGGTTATGGTACGCAACGTAAAGGCGATGTGACCAGTGCGATTGCTTCTGTGAAGGCGGAAGATTTTACGACAGGTAAGATTACGGATGCTGCCGATTTGGTAAAAGGTAAGATTGCCGGTTTGAGTGTGACCAATTCTTCTGGTGACCCGACAGCCACTTCCAGCATCATGTTACGTGGTATTACTACCATTAAGGGAAGTGTCACTCCGTTGGTGTTGGTGGATGGAGTAGAAGGTTCCCTTACCACGGTGGCTCCCGAAAACATTGAATCCATCGATGTGTTGAAAGATGCGTCTGCGGCAGCAATTTACGGTACACGAGGTGCGAACGGTGTAATCTTGATTACAACCAAGACGGGAAGACGTGAATCCAAGGCGAGCGTTTCATATTCAGGCTATGTTTCTTTGTCAGACTGGTTTAAGACAGCAGATTTCATGGATACGCACGACGTGATTTATGGGCTGACTCCGTTTGAATACGAAGGTTATGATACAGACTGGCTGGCAGCCGTTACCCGTAAGGCTGGTTTCAAACACAACCATTCTTTGTCTATTGAAGGAGGTTCCAAAAATTCCACTTATTCTGCCAACGTGACTTTCAGCGATGAACAGGGTATCATGCGGAAGAGTGACAACCAGAACCTGAAAATGCAGATGGACTATACTCAATATGCCTTGAATGACATCTTGAAGTTCAACGTCAATATGTTGTATGGCCGTCAGACCTATACGAACAATAACAACTCGTATGTCTATCGTCAGGCTATCATCCGCAACCCGTCTTCACCGATTTATAATGAAGATGGTTCTTACAATGAGAACTTTGACAAGCTGTATTACTACAATCCGGTAGAAATCCAGAATGAGCTGATTGGAGATACAAGAGTCAATTGGGCTCGATTGACCGGAAATATTACCGTAGAACCCATCAAGGGATGGAAAACAAACTTGATGTTGTCTACCAAAGAGAATATAACCCGTGGAGAAACGTATTATTCAAGTAAATATTACGACCAGGCTCAACAGAAAGTGAACGGTTATGCTTCGAAATCTGAAGGAAGTTCCCGGAGCAACAACTTGGAACTTACGTCAAACTATGATTTTTCTATCGGAAAACATCATGTAAATGCATTGGTCGGTTATAGCTACTTGTACACTGTAAACGATGGATTTAGTGCTGGAAACGGTGATTTCCCGACTGAGGCCTACTTGTATAACAACTTGGGCTTGGGTAATTATCTGACAAATGAGAAAGCACCTCACGCTTCAATGGGGTCTTATAAAAACGACAATACATTGATTGGTTTCTTCGGACGAGTCAGTTATGGTTATGCCGACCGTTATAATTTGATGGTGAGTGTACGTCGTGAAGGTTCTTCCAAATTTGGTGCCAACAATAAATGGGGTACCTTCCCTTCTGCTTCTGCCGGATGGACAATCAGTAATGAGAAGTTCATGCAGAACACCAAGCATTGGCTGGACAACTTGAAGTTGAGATTCGGTTTTGGTGTGACAGGTGTGATACCGGGCGATTCTTATAAGTCATTGTATTTGTATAATTATGATTCATACGGTGATGTGATGTCACAAGACGGTGAATGGATAAAGACTTTGGCTATTGTCCAAAATTATAATCCGAATCTGAAGTGGGAAACCACTCGTGAGTTCAACCTTGGTTTGGACTGGAGCGTATTGAGTGGCCGTTTAAGCGGTTCTATCGATGTCTATGACAAGAAGACATCTGACTTGCTGTATGACTACGCTGTTCCTGTACCACCTAACTTGTATGGTACAACAACTGCTAACGTAGGTCAGATGCGTAATCGTGGTATTGAAATTATGATTAATGCCATTCCGGTACAGACGAAAGATTTTGAATGGAGTACGACATTGACACTTTCACATAACAGCAACAAACTGTTAAGTCTTTCTAATGATTTGTATGAGACGGATAACTTCCAAGAATTGTATGGAGGTTTGGGTGAACCGATCAGTACCCCTACTCACTGTATGGAAGTAGGGCATCGTTTAGGTGATTTCTGGGGCTTGAAGTCCGTGGGAGTAGATAAAGACGGATTTGTCTTGGTAGAAGTAAAAGATGATAATGGAAACTGGACGGTGAAACCTTTCAATACCAATTTGAATGTGGAAAGTAACCGTCAGCGTTTGGGTAACGGTCTGCCGAAGGTCTATGCCGGATGGAACCATACCTTCCGTTACAAAGGTTTTGATTTGAGCTTGCAGTTCACCGGACAGTTCGGTTATCAGATTTTGAATGCACAGCGTTGTTTCTACGAAAACAACTCCATTGCCTACAACCGTTTGAAATCTGCCGCCAACTATTATCCGGCAATCAATACGGACATGACTCCTGTAATTGACGAAGCTACGGGTGAACAGAAGATGGTTCGTCTTTCAAATTCCATGTCACAGGGTTATTGGAGTGACCATATTGAAAATGGTGATTTCGTAAAACTGTCAAGTGCAACTATTGGCTATACAGTGCCGTTGAAAGGCAATATTCGGAAATATATTAACAATTTACGAGTTTATGTATCAGGTCAGAACTTGTTCTGTATTACGGGCTATTCAGGTCTTGACCCAGAAGTGGACAATGCCTTTATGACACCAGGTGTTGATTACCAGGATAAATATCCGACCACTCGTTCATTTACTTTTGGCTTGAATGTTAACTTTTAA
- a CDS encoding glycoside hydrolase family 127 protein: MKNRLLILMSGVVAMGVVSCTKPAYQQPDAPIQEVPFTQVHINDGFWSPRIETNRTVSIPSAFKECEKNGRFDNFAIAGGLKKGEHRGDFSFDDTDPYKVIEGASYSLAVKYDPKLDHYLDSVINIIAAAQEPDGYLTTCVTNKCYRLSGWWGRSKWEKLNSHELYNSGHMYEAAIAHYRATGKRTFLDVAIKNADLVCKVFGPGEGQKHVPSGHPIIEMALCKLYKVTGDEKYLNMAKYFVEETGRGTDGHKLSEYSQDHKPILQQDEIVGHAVRAGYLYSGVADVAALTKDTAYFHALTRLWDNLVGKKLYITGGMGSRAQGEGFGPNYELQNHTAYCETCAAIANVYWNYRMFLATGDSKYMDVLERALYNGVISGVSLSGDKFFYDNPLESMGEHDRQPWFGCACCPGNVTRFMASVSNYVYAIQQNDIYVNLYIQGKAEMKTADNKVTLEQTTQYPWDGKIAIKVTPEKEGKFAIRLRIPSWAKSAPVASDLYAYTDAAKKYTLKVNGSDVKGMEGDGYETLVRTWKPGDVIELDLPMDVRRITANDKVEVDRGMVALERGPIMFCLEGKDQPDSIVFNKFIPRDAKIKATYDANLLKGVMVLSGTAKELGKDGSVKDVPFRAIPYSTWDNRGADQMEVWIPETKEYATPTPEPTIASKAQTFTIQAAIQKDAPESAAVMSYAWGVNDQWEPKRSSDTSKPYFYWWLKDGTLESLAYEFDQPYTVSKVEVYWLDFDHYDGNFRVPQSWKLYYKNGNTWKEVETNDQYGVEKDKYNVVNFKPVKTTGLKISAQLQKGASGGIIEWKVE, from the coding sequence ATGAAGAACAGACTTTTGATATTGATGAGTGGAGTAGTGGCGATGGGAGTTGTCTCCTGTACCAAGCCTGCTTATCAACAGCCGGATGCTCCGATTCAGGAGGTCCCGTTTACCCAAGTACATATTAATGACGGTTTCTGGTCGCCTCGTATTGAAACGAACCGCACCGTATCTATTCCTTCTGCTTTTAAGGAATGTGAGAAAAACGGCCGTTTCGACAATTTCGCCATTGCGGGCGGATTGAAAAAAGGAGAGCATCGCGGTGATTTCTCTTTCGATGATACCGATCCTTATAAAGTAATAGAAGGTGCCTCTTATTCGCTGGCTGTGAAATATGACCCGAAACTGGATCATTACTTGGACAGTGTGATTAATATCATTGCGGCAGCTCAGGAACCGGACGGCTATCTGACCACTTGCGTCACCAACAAGTGCTACCGTCTTTCCGGATGGTGGGGACGTTCCAAATGGGAAAAACTGAACAGTCACGAATTGTATAACAGCGGTCACATGTACGAGGCAGCCATCGCACATTATCGGGCTACGGGTAAACGTACCTTCCTCGACGTGGCTATCAAGAATGCCGACCTGGTATGCAAGGTGTTCGGTCCGGGCGAGGGACAGAAGCACGTGCCATCGGGACATCCCATCATTGAAATGGCATTGTGTAAATTATATAAGGTAACGGGCGACGAGAAATACCTCAATATGGCGAAGTATTTCGTGGAAGAAACCGGACGGGGTACCGACGGTCATAAACTGAGCGAATACAGCCAGGACCACAAACCGATTCTTCAGCAGGATGAAATCGTAGGTCATGCCGTACGTGCCGGATACCTTTATTCAGGTGTGGCCGATGTGGCTGCTTTGACCAAGGATACCGCTTATTTCCATGCCTTGACCCGCTTGTGGGACAATTTGGTGGGCAAGAAATTGTATATCACCGGTGGTATGGGTTCCCGGGCACAGGGAGAAGGTTTCGGACCAAACTATGAATTGCAGAACCATACCGCTTATTGCGAAACTTGTGCAGCCATTGCCAATGTGTACTGGAACTACCGTATGTTCCTGGCTACCGGCGATTCCAAATACATGGATGTGCTGGAACGTGCCTTGTACAACGGCGTGATTTCGGGTGTGTCATTGAGCGGTGACAAGTTCTTCTATGATAATCCGTTGGAATCCATGGGTGAACACGACCGCCAGCCTTGGTTTGGTTGTGCCTGCTGTCCGGGTAACGTAACCCGTTTCATGGCTTCCGTATCCAATTATGTATACGCTATCCAGCAGAACGACATTTATGTGAACCTGTACATTCAGGGAAAAGCAGAAATGAAGACGGCCGACAATAAAGTAACATTGGAACAGACCACTCAGTATCCGTGGGACGGCAAGATTGCCATCAAAGTCACTCCGGAAAAAGAAGGTAAGTTTGCCATCCGTCTGCGTATCCCCAGCTGGGCAAAATCGGCTCCGGTAGCTTCCGACCTGTATGCTTATACAGATGCCGCCAAGAAATATACGTTGAAAGTCAATGGTTCCGACGTAAAAGGCATGGAAGGTGACGGTTACGAAACGCTTGTCCGCACCTGGAAACCGGGCGATGTGATTGAATTGGATTTGCCGATGGATGTCCGTCGTATCACGGCCAACGACAAAGTGGAAGTCGACCGGGGTATGGTGGCATTGGAACGTGGTCCGATTATGTTCTGCTTGGAAGGTAAAGACCAGCCCGACAGCATTGTATTCAACAAGTTCATTCCGCGTGACGCCAAGATAAAGGCTACCTACGATGCTAACCTGCTGAAAGGGGTGATGGTATTGAGCGGAACTGCCAAGGAACTGGGTAAGGACGGCAGCGTGAAAGATGTACCGTTCCGTGCCATTCCTTATTCTACTTGGGACAATCGTGGTGCAGACCAGATGGAAGTCTGGATTCCGGAGACCAAGGAATACGCTACTCCGACACCGGAACCGACCATCGCTTCCAAGGCACAGACATTTACCATCCAGGCCGCTATCCAGAAAGATGCACCCGAGTCGGCAGCTGTGATGTCATACGCATGGGGCGTGAACGACCAGTGGGAACCCAAACGTTCTTCCGATACTTCCAAACCTTATTTCTACTGGTGGTTGAAAGACGGAACACTGGAATCTCTGGCCTACGAGTTTGACCAGCCTTACACGGTTTCGAAAGTAGAAGTCTACTGGCTCGACTTTGACCATTACGACGGCAATTTCCGCGTACCGCAAAGCTGGAAGCTCTATTACAAGAACGGAAATACCTGGAAAGAAGTGGAAACAAATGATCAATATGGCGTAGAAAAAGATAAGTATAACGTAGTCAACTTCAAGCCGGTCAAGACTACCGGATTGAAAATCTCTGCACAGCTTCAGAAAGGAGCTTCGGGAGGTATTATAGAATGGAAAGTAGAGTAA